The Terriglobia bacterium genome window below encodes:
- a CDS encoding sodium-translocating pyrophosphatase, with the protein MAALPSIVVLALALSGAAAAEPPAGGATHAGGEASLVLPDLSQAQFLGTDGHTLLLFGLLVCLAGLLFGLLIMAQIRNMPVHEAMREISELIYETCKTYLVTQGKFILLLWVFIGTIIALYYGLLQHFDLVKVAVILLFSLIGIGGSYGVAWFGIRINTYANSRTAFASLKGKVYPLHSIPLRAGMSIGMALISVELLMMLCILLFVPRDYAGPCFIGFAVGESLGAAALRIAGGIFTKIADIGSDLMKIVFNIKEDDARNPGVIADCTGDNAGDSVGPTADGFETYGVTGVALISFILLAVPSALIQVQLLVWIFVMRVMMIIASGGSYLLNDAITRARHGAATKMNFEHPLTVLVWLTSVVSLALTYAVSFLLIGNLNNDPSLWWKLSTIITCGTLAGAVIPELVKAFTSTNSRHVKEVVKSAREGGASLTILSGFVAGNFAAYWLGMSILTLMTVAFLVSTTGLAAIMGAPAVFAFGLVAFGFLGMGPVTIAVDSYGPVTDNAQSVYELSVIEQIPNVKQEIKKSFGFDPDFENAKGLLEENDGAGNTFKATAKPVLIGTAVTGATTMIFSIIVVLTHGLTENLDKLSLLHAPFLLGLVTGGAMIYWFTGASTQAVTTGAYRAVQFIKQNIKLEGSSQKASVQDSKKVVEICTQYAQKGMLNIFLAVFFGTLAFGFFEPFYFIGYLISIALFGLYQAIFMANAGAAWDNAKKIVETDLKEKGTALHAATVVGDTVGDPFKDTSSVAMNPVIKFTTLFGLLAVELAVSLTARQGPVLGRSLGAVFLLISIVFVWRSFYRMRIETEQA; encoded by the coding sequence ATGGCCGCGCTCCCCTCGATCGTCGTGCTCGCACTGGCGCTCTCGGGCGCCGCGGCGGCGGAGCCGCCCGCGGGCGGCGCCACCCACGCCGGAGGAGAAGCCAGCCTCGTGCTCCCGGACCTCTCCCAGGCCCAGTTCCTCGGGACCGACGGGCACACGCTCCTCCTCTTCGGCCTCCTGGTCTGCCTGGCGGGACTGCTCTTCGGCCTCCTGATCATGGCGCAGATCCGGAACATGCCGGTCCACGAGGCGATGCGGGAGATCTCGGAGCTGATCTACGAGACCTGCAAGACGTACCTCGTGACCCAGGGGAAGTTCATCCTGCTCCTCTGGGTGTTCATCGGGACGATCATCGCCCTCTACTACGGCCTCCTCCAGCACTTCGACCTGGTGAAGGTCGCGGTGATCCTGCTCTTCAGCCTGATCGGGATCGGCGGCAGCTACGGCGTGGCCTGGTTCGGGATCAGGATCAACACCTACGCCAACTCCCGGACGGCGTTCGCGAGCCTCAAGGGGAAGGTCTACCCGCTCCACTCGATCCCGCTCCGGGCCGGGATGAGCATCGGCATGGCGCTGATCAGCGTCGAGCTCCTGATGATGCTGTGCATCCTCCTGTTCGTTCCGCGGGACTACGCCGGCCCCTGCTTCATCGGGTTCGCGGTGGGCGAGTCGCTGGGTGCCGCGGCGCTCAGGATCGCCGGCGGCATCTTCACCAAGATCGCCGACATCGGCTCCGACCTGATGAAGATCGTGTTCAACATCAAGGAGGACGACGCCAGGAACCCGGGAGTGATCGCCGATTGCACCGGCGACAACGCGGGCGACTCCGTGGGGCCCACCGCCGACGGGTTCGAGACCTACGGCGTCACCGGCGTCGCGCTGATCTCGTTCATCCTCCTGGCGGTGCCGAGCGCGCTGATCCAGGTGCAGCTCCTGGTCTGGATCTTCGTGATGCGCGTGATGATGATCATCGCCTCGGGTGGGTCGTACCTGCTCAACGACGCGATCACGAGGGCGCGGCACGGCGCGGCGACCAAGATGAACTTCGAGCACCCGCTCACCGTCCTGGTCTGGCTGACATCGGTGGTCTCGCTGGCGCTGACCTACGCGGTGTCGTTTCTTCTGATCGGGAACCTCAACAACGACCCGTCGCTGTGGTGGAAGCTCTCCACGATCATCACGTGCGGGACGCTGGCCGGCGCCGTGATCCCGGAGCTGGTGAAGGCCTTCACGTCGACGAACTCGCGGCACGTCAAGGAGGTCGTCAAGTCCGCCCGCGAAGGAGGCGCGTCACTCACGATCCTGTCCGGCTTCGTGGCCGGGAATTTCGCCGCCTACTGGCTCGGCATGAGCATCCTGACGCTCATGACCGTCGCGTTCCTGGTGAGCACGACGGGGCTCGCGGCGATCATGGGCGCACCGGCGGTGTTCGCGTTCGGCCTGGTCGCGTTCGGCTTCCTCGGGATGGGGCCGGTGACCATCGCGGTGGACTCCTACGGGCCGGTCACCGACAACGCCCAGTCGGTCTACGAGCTGTCGGTCATCGAGCAGATCCCGAACGTGAAGCAGGAGATCAAGAAGTCGTTCGGGTTCGACCCGGACTTCGAGAACGCCAAGGGGCTCCTCGAGGAGAACGACGGCGCGGGGAACACGTTCAAGGCGACGGCGAAGCCGGTCTTGATCGGCACCGCGGTGACCGGCGCCACCACCATGATCTTCTCGATCATCGTGGTGCTGACCCACGGCCTCACGGAGAACCTGGACAAGCTATCGCTCCTCCACGCGCCGTTCCTCCTGGGCCTCGTGACCGGCGGCGCGATGATCTACTGGTTCACCGGCGCCTCGACCCAAGCGGTGACGACCGGCGCCTACCGGGCCGTGCAGTTCATCAAGCAGAACATCAAGCTCGAGGGGTCGTCCCAGAAGGCCTCGGTGCAGGACAGCAAGAAGGTCGTCGAGATCTGCACCCAGTACGCCCAGAAAGGGATGCTCAACATCTTCCTTGCGGTCTTCTTCGGCACCCTGGCGTTCGGCTTCTTCGAGCCGTTCTACTTCATCGGGTACCTGATCTCGATCGCGCTGTTCGGTCTCTACCAGGCGATCTTCATGGCGAACGCCGGCGCCGCGTGGGACAACGCGAAGAAGATCGTGGAGACCGACCTCAAGGAGAAGGGCACGGCGCTCCACGCCGCCACGGTGGTCGGCGACACGGTGGGCGACCCCTTCAAGGACACCTCCTCGGTGGCCATGAATCCCGTGATCAAGTTCACCACCCTGTTCGGTCTGCTCGCGGTGGAGCTGGCCGTCTCCTTGACCGCGAGGCAAGGGCCAGTCTTGGGGCGGTCCCTCGGCGCGGTCTTCCTCCTGATCTCGATCGTCTTCGTCTGGCGGTCGTTCTACCGAATGCGAATCGAGACCGAGCAGGCCTGA
- a CDS encoding aldo/keto reductase, whose protein sequence is MRRRRLGRTGIEVSEVGFGAWGIGGSMWLGVDDEEGKAALREALELGVSFVDTALAYGDGHSERVIAAVLEEPGRRDQVAVATKIPPKDYVWPGKEATPFRDVFPAAWVVKCVEESLGNLRAEALHLEQFHVWHDAWLASPEWDKTRTAMERLTREGKVLHWGISINDHAPGTALTVLSDPLLESAQVIYNVFDRSPERELFALAREKDLGIIVRVPFDEGALTGAVRPDTEFPPRDWRHRYFRGERKAEAARRADALKALLGEEAKTLPELALRFVLSRPEVSTVIPGMRRPGHARANASVSDGRGLTPSLLARLTPHAWEKNWY, encoded by the coding sequence ATGCGGAGACGGCGGCTCGGGAGGACGGGGATCGAGGTCTCGGAGGTCGGCTTCGGCGCCTGGGGGATCGGCGGCTCGATGTGGCTCGGCGTCGACGACGAGGAGGGGAAGGCGGCCCTCCGCGAGGCGCTGGAGCTCGGCGTGAGCTTCGTGGATACCGCGCTCGCGTACGGGGACGGGCACAGCGAGAGGGTGATCGCGGCGGTCCTCGAGGAGCCCGGTCGCCGGGACCAGGTGGCTGTCGCGACGAAGATCCCCCCCAAGGACTACGTCTGGCCGGGGAAGGAGGCGACCCCGTTCCGCGACGTGTTCCCGGCGGCGTGGGTGGTGAAGTGCGTCGAGGAGTCTCTCGGGAATCTCCGCGCCGAGGCCCTGCACCTCGAGCAATTCCACGTGTGGCACGACGCCTGGCTCGCGTCCCCGGAGTGGGACAAGACCCGGACTGCGATGGAGCGGCTCACGCGTGAGGGCAAGGTCCTGCACTGGGGAATCTCGATCAACGACCATGCTCCGGGGACGGCCCTCACGGTCCTGTCCGACCCGCTCCTCGAGTCGGCCCAGGTGATCTACAACGTCTTCGACCGCTCGCCGGAGCGCGAGCTGTTCGCGCTCGCGAGGGAAAAGGACCTCGGGATCATCGTCCGGGTGCCGTTCGACGAGGGGGCGCTCACCGGCGCGGTCCGGCCGGACACGGAGTTCCCGCCGAGGGACTGGCGGCACCGCTACTTCCGCGGGGAAAGGAAGGCGGAGGCGGCGCGGCGGGCCGACGCTCTCAAGGCCCTGCTGGGGGAGGAGGCGAAGACCCTGCCCGAGCTGGCGCTCCGCTTCGTGCTGTCGCGCCCCGAGGTCTCGACCGTGATCCCGGGGATGCGGCGCCCCGGTCACGCGAGGGCGAACGCGTCCGTGTCCGACGGCCGGGGACTCACGCCATCGCTCCTGGCGCGCCTTACGCCCCACGCCTGGGAGAAGAACTGGTACTAG
- the rarD gene encoding EamA family transporter RarD, translating to MDDRSETRRGLLLALLAYGFWGLVPLYFKAVRSVPPLEILAHRVVWSVPLVAVLISLFGNWGQVRAALRSRRTILTLALSATLVATNWFTFIFGVTHDRILETSLGYYINPLVNVVLGMVFLRERLTRLQTVSVLLAAAGTLHLALSYGVVQWISLVVAFTFAFYGLLRKTVRVDSMGGLLIETALLAPLALGFLLVLGARGTGAFGTAGLGIAALLVLAGVVTSVPLIWFASAARKLPYSVLGLCQYLSPSLAFVLAVFLYGERFTRAHAVAFGCIWSALAIFSVDMW from the coding sequence GTGGACGATCGCTCCGAGACGCGGCGGGGGCTCCTCCTCGCCCTCCTCGCCTACGGCTTCTGGGGGCTCGTGCCGCTCTACTTCAAGGCGGTCCGCAGCGTCCCTCCCCTCGAGATCCTGGCGCACCGCGTCGTCTGGTCGGTCCCCCTCGTCGCGGTCCTGATCTCTCTTTTCGGGAATTGGGGGCAGGTCCGCGCAGCACTCCGCTCCCGGCGGACGATCCTGACCCTGGCGCTCAGCGCGACCCTCGTCGCCACCAACTGGTTCACGTTCATCTTCGGCGTGACCCACGACCGGATCCTCGAGACGAGCCTCGGCTACTACATCAACCCCCTGGTCAACGTGGTGCTCGGCATGGTGTTCCTGCGCGAGCGTCTGACCCGGCTCCAGACGGTGTCGGTCCTGCTCGCGGCCGCGGGGACGCTGCACCTGGCCCTGAGCTACGGCGTCGTGCAGTGGATCTCCCTGGTCGTGGCGTTCACGTTCGCCTTTTACGGTCTGCTGCGCAAGACCGTCCGGGTGGATTCGATGGGAGGCCTCCTGATCGAGACGGCGCTCCTCGCGCCCCTGGCGCTGGGTTTCCTGCTGGTCCTGGGAGCGCGTGGGACGGGGGCGTTCGGCACGGCGGGCCTCGGGATCGCGGCGCTCCTCGTCCTCGCGGGGGTGGTGACGTCCGTGCCGCTGATCTGGTTCGCCAGCGCGGCCCGGAAGCTCCCCTACTCCGTCCTCGGGCTGTGCCAGTACCTGTCGCCGAGCCTGGCGTTCGTCCTGGCGGTGTTCCTCTACGGAGAGCGGTTTACCCGGGCCCACGCCGTCGCGTTCGGCTGCATCTGGTCCGCCCTAGCGATCTTCTCGGTGGACATGTGGCA